From Anopheles arabiensis isolate DONGOLA chromosome 3, AaraD3, whole genome shotgun sequence, a single genomic window includes:
- the LOC120904677 gene encoding probable salivary secreted peptide, with translation MKFATVFVVVLAAVLGACMVTAQTHNYFFGSRIPYDSLVNQTTVIQSSSFLRVKSAYLDYPLKGQRGRNITAIYVYDRLGSGRGGYASITSGGIGKNYTRINLKTQRGNGMNFQVEIYGR, from the coding sequence ATGAAATTCGCCACCGTGTTTGTTGTAGTGCTGGCCGCCGTGCTCGGTGCCTGTATGGTTACCGCCCAGACGCACAACTACTTCTTCGGATCGCGCATCCCGTACGATAGCCTCGTCAACCAAACCACCGTCATACAGTCGAGTTCGTTCCTGCGCGTGAAGTCTGCCTACCTGGACTACCCGCTGAAGGGACAGCGTGGACGCAACATTACCGCCATCTACGTGTACGACCGGCTCGGCAGTGGCCGTGGAGGATACGCCAGTATTACGAGCGGTGGCATCGGAAAGAACTACACCCGTATCAATCTGAAGACGCAGCGTGGAAATGGCATGAACTTCCAGGTGGAAATCTACGGCCGCTAA